Below is a genomic region from Desulfonatronovibrio magnus.
GGTCGAATACCTCCGTACCTGATGAGCTTGCCTGGCTCGTGGCTCCCTCTGGCGAGACCGGCCTTGAACCGAAGACATTTGACTACTACTAAGTTCGTGCTGTCAGGAACGTTAATTGACTCAACCCTGATGCGTGCCATCAGGCGCCCTATGTCGAAGCTGAGTGCCTCGTAGCCGGACATGGCGGGCTGAAGACGGCTGAAGGCTGCTGCGGTATCAGGATATCAGGGTGGTAGCGATTTTTGTTGCGACATTCCGATTTTGGAATTAAACTGCTTCTCGTCATGAAATGGAGCATGCTTAATGTTTGGAAAACATCAACACCTGACCATTAAGGAGGAACATCATGAGGAAAATGTGGAGAAAGCTTTTCGGAACAGCGGCCCTGGCATTCGTACTCTGCCTGACCGGACTGGTCATGTCCGGCGAAGCCCAGGCCCAGCGGTTCGTGGACAATGGGAACGGGACGGTGACGGACACGGTGACGGGGCTGATGTGGACCAAGAATGCCAACCTGTTCGGCGAATTGAATTGGTATGACGCCATGTCCAGGTGCGAGTCTTTCAGCATCTCCGGTATTGGAGGATGGCGGCTGCCGAGCAAGGATGAGCTTGTGGCTTTATACCATGCAATTCAAGGCGGACATCCCTTTACCGGGCTCAATAGGTTAGGCTACTGGTCCAGCACGCCCTACCCGGACATGGCGGACCACGCATGTGGCGTGCACATGGGCAACGTCTACGTGCACTACCGCAAGGCCCCCTACAGCCACGTGTGGCCGGTCCGCGCCGGACAGTGAAAGGTTGACATCCTCTTTCCGGGGAGGTGAGCGGGATAATATCTGTGCCGGACCTGAAGCGGAACAACTGAAACCAGGTTCAGGCTGGAAGGTGGACCGCAAGTCACTGTCACCTTATTGGTGGGCTTGGAGTAGGTCATTCCTACTCCAAGCCCAGCCCCTTGAATACAGCATCCACTGGATCGTCTATGCTCAGGCAAAGAGGCTTCGGCTTATTCTCGGTCGGCTAAATGCAGCGACAGATCCCAAAGATATGGACCTGCCAGATCTTCGGTTGCACAAACTCTCCGGTAATCGCGACGGCTTCTGGTCAGTGAAGGTCAGTGGTAACTGGCGAGTGACGTTTTTGTTTGAGAACGGAGATGCCGAAATAGAAGATTACCATTAAGGAGTCATTTATGTTGATGTATAATCCTCCCCACCCAGGTGAAGTATTGCGCGAGCTTTGTTTGGAGCCACTTGGTCTTACGGTTACGGCGGCGGCTGAAGCGCTGGGAGTAAGCCGTAAAACTTTGAGTGCTGTGCTGAATGGTAAGGCTGGTATTAGTCCCGAGATGGCTATACGTCTTTCCATTGCCTTTAATACCTCTGCGGAAAGTTGGCTGAACCAGCAGTCCCAATATGAACTCCGGCATGCTGAACAGCATCGTAAAAAGCTCAGAGTTAAGAAACTTGTGGTCGCCTAAAACTGCACTAACCGATTATTCTGAAGACTGGCATAGCAAAGCTTGAAGACTCAGGCAGGGCTGAACTTTTGTCAAAACATGCACGTAGCCTTGCCCCCATATACCCTCAACCAGGCCGGTCAAATCATTTTGACCAAATGCAGCCACGACTCCCTTCACAACCACTCCAGCCACCATAAAAACTCTTGAAAACTCCTGCCAAAGCTGGTTAATATTCAGGCAAGGGCAAAATCCCCCCACTATTCCCGCAACTTAAACTCAAGAAAGGATGCCTTATGAAGCACATTCTTGCCATCCTGCCAATGCTGGCGATGCTGGCCGCGCTTCCAGCGTCCCCGGCCTGGAGCCAGAACAACGGTACTGAACAATGTATGGAAAACTGTTTGGAACCGGCCATAGAATACACCATAAAATACGGGGATGAGGACGTCATCCAAGAGGCCCTCGAACAGTGTTTAGCACAGTGTAGTCCAGAATACCTGGAATCGTATTCGAATTTCGGCTCTGCAAACACCTTCACGCCCTACGAATCCATAGAGGAGTGCCTGATTATCTGCGCAAGCCAGCACCGCCAGTGCTTAAGACTCGATCGCACTCCCCAAAAGTGCAATATATATCTCGATAAATGCTGGAGCAAATGTTTACACTAATCCAAAACCTGGGCCGGCAACCGGTAAAATGCACAAGGCCGGCTCCAGGAATAACCCTTCAAGAAATCCCATAATAGGTAGTTTGTCTAAAAATTCCAAACGACAGTCCCGCTACCCACTTAGAGCGCCACTAAAGACTTATGCCTGGATAATACTCACTTAAGTGGGTGCCGGATAAACAGTAAAAAAGGTCCAAGTCGCGGCGTATTTATGCAAACGTAAGAGTGTGGGTTTTTCGTAATAACACAGCGATAATTATTCTTTTTGGCTCCTGTAGAAAGGGACAAGCCCCCACTGGGGCTGTCACTTTCGATCACTTAAAAGAAAGATAAGCTATTCAAGAATATAATTATTCACTTTGCTATATGGATTGTGATGCTAGTTTGCGGCTATATTTCTAGGATAGTCCAACCTCCTGAATTATGGAGACTACCTGCCTCCCGGAGCTGCTGATCCAGGTGTTATGTTCCGGGTTTAGGTATAATGTCCCAAAAGAAATAATCGCCTATGGCTCTGAAAGACAAACACCAACAAGAAAAACCTTGGGCAATCCTGGATGGACCAGAAAACAATGGAAGGCTCAAAAGATATGGAAAAAGGCTGGAGTCTCTGAAGATAAGATGGTTCAGCTATTACAGAGTCTTGTGTTCAACCATTTAAGAGATGAAGGGTCACGCCATAGCCGAGCTGCTTGCAGATACAATTTTTTGTTCTGAATAATGATCAGATTAATTTGTAACTTGATCTAAAGAGTGTTCAACACTCCAACCAAGCAGTATTCCCCATTTTTACACCAACCATATCCAATAATTGATGAATAAGGTCACGTTCATAGGGAATGTTCTTGCTTTCTTCAATAGAACTGTTTACACAAAGAAATCAGATGTTAGACAATGCCAGTTTTGCCAAGCCCCAACTACACTCCAGCTCAACCGTTTAAAAACGGTCATCTACACACTATTTATCCCGCCCTATTTCGTCCTGTGCCTGATACTGACCCTGTCCCGGAAAGAATAGACACGCCAGATGGAGACTTCTTGGATATTGACTGGCATATAAAACCACAATCAAATAACAAAACGGTCGTACTTATAAATCATGGTCTGGAAGGCAATTCGCGCAAAAAATACCCTCTGGGTATGGCCAGACGTTTAACCCTGCTGGGAATTGACGCGGTGTGCATGAATTTTCGGGGATGCTCTGGCACTCCTAATCGTCTGCCCCGTCTGTACCACAGTGGAGTGACTGATGACCTGGATACGATAATCCGCCATGTTATCAAAAAGGGATATGAAAATGTTTTTCTTGTTGGATTCAGCATGGGAGGAAATCAGCTGCTCAAGTATCTGGGCGAAAATCCTGAACAGGTCCCTTCCCAGATCCGGGCCGCTACAGTCTTTTCCGTGCCTTGCGATTTATCCGCATCTTCTGCCAAGCTGGACTCAACCATAAGCCGCATTTATGTCATGTACTTCATGCGCAGTCTCAGAGCGAAGATAAGGTTGAAAGCAAAGATGTTCCCCCAGGTCGTTGATCCAAGGGATCTGAACAGGACATGGACCTTTCGCGATTTCGACAATCGTTACACAGCCCCGCTGAATGGGTTCCGGGACGCTGAGGATTACTATGCCAAGGCGTCATGCCTCCATTTTTTGAAAAACATTCGTATTCCAAGTCTCCTGGTACAGGCCCAGGATGATCCCTTTCTGACTCCATCTTGTTTTCCCCTGGAACAGGCCTCAAAAAATCCTAATCTTTTTCTGGAAATACCTAAATACGGTGGACATGTCGGCTTTCATCTCTTAGACAGTAACAACATCTACTGGTCGGAGTATCGGGCAGGGAAGTTTTTACTTGGTTAAGTCGAATGAATATCGTTTAAAAGGGAATCCTCTTCCTTCAGGGAGAGGATGATGTCAAAACCTTTTTTTTGTCTTTGCGCCAATGTGGGATAAAGCCCCATTTGAATAACATTAGGGATAGGATTCTCTCACGACCCGAAGATCGTAGGTTCAAATCCTGCCCCCGCTACCAATAAAATCAAGGGCTTAG
It encodes:
- a CDS encoding DUF1566 domain-containing protein; this encodes MRKMWRKLFGTAALAFVLCLTGLVMSGEAQAQRFVDNGNGTVTDTVTGLMWTKNANLFGELNWYDAMSRCESFSISGIGGWRLPSKDELVALYHAIQGGHPFTGLNRLGYWSSTPYPDMADHACGVHMGNVYVHYRKAPYSHVWPVRAGQ
- a CDS encoding type II toxin-antitoxin system RelE/ParE family toxin; amino-acid sequence: MDRKSLSPYWWAWSRSFLLQAQPLEYSIHWIVYAQAKRLRLILGRLNAATDPKDMDLPDLRLHKLSGNRDGFWSVKVSGNWRVTFLFENGDAEIEDYH
- a CDS encoding HigA family addiction module antitoxin: MLMYNPPHPGEVLRELCLEPLGLTVTAAAEALGVSRKTLSAVLNGKAGISPEMAIRLSIAFNTSAESWLNQQSQYELRHAEQHRKKLRVKKLVVA
- a CDS encoding YheT family hydrolase — its product is MDIDWHIKPQSNNKTVVLINHGLEGNSRKKYPLGMARRLTLLGIDAVCMNFRGCSGTPNRLPRLYHSGVTDDLDTIIRHVIKKGYENVFLVGFSMGGNQLLKYLGENPEQVPSQIRAATVFSVPCDLSASSAKLDSTISRIYVMYFMRSLRAKIRLKAKMFPQVVDPRDLNRTWTFRDFDNRYTAPLNGFRDAEDYYAKASCLHFLKNIRIPSLLVQAQDDPFLTPSCFPLEQASKNPNLFLEIPKYGGHVGFHLLDSNNIYWSEYRAGKFLLG